In Stigmatopora argus isolate UIUO_Sarg chromosome 10, RoL_Sarg_1.0, whole genome shotgun sequence, the following proteins share a genomic window:
- the tagln gene encoding transgelin isoform X2 translates to MANKGPAYGMSRQVQDKIESKYDQELEQILVEWISRQCGSGVGRPESGKTGFQTWLKDGRVLSELINSLFAGDKPVKKIQTPTMAFKQMEQISQFLSAAEKYGVTKTDMFQTVDLWEGKDLAAVQRTLSALGSLAVTKDEGTYQGDPSWFFKKAQENKRDFSDDQIKAGKNVIGLQMGSNKGASQEGMSYGRPRQIL, encoded by the exons ATGGCAAACAAAGGTCCAGCCTACGGCATGAGCCGGCAGGTTCAGGATAAGATCGAGAGCAAGTATGACCAGGAATTGGAGCAGATTCTGGTGGAGTGGATCAGCCGCCAGTGTGGCTCCGGGGTGGGAAGGCCAGAGTCAGGAAAAACTGGATTCCAGACCTGGCTGAAAGACGGACGT GTCCTGAGCGAATTAATAAACAGTCTTTTTGCTGGAGACAAACCTGTGAAAAAGATCCAGACCCCAACTATGGCCTTTAAACAGATGGAGCAGATCTCTCAGTTCCTTAGTGCAGCTGAGAAATATGGTGTCACAAAGACTGACATGTTCCAAACTGTGGACCTTTGGGAAG GTAAGGATCTGGCAGCTGTGCAGAGGACCCTGTCAGCTCTTGGCAGTTTGGCTGTCACCAAGGATGAGGGCACGTACCAGGGTGATCCTAGCTGGTTTTTCAA GAAAGCACAGGAGAACAAGCGAGACTTCTCAGATGATCAGATCAAGGCGGGCAAAAATGTGATTGGTCTCCAGATGGGTTCAAACAAGGGAGCCAGTCAGGAAGGCATGAGTTATGGAAGACCAAGACAAATCCTGTAA
- the tagln gene encoding transgelin isoform X1, producing MAAKGAPGMANKGPAYGMSRQVQDKIESKYDQELEQILVEWISRQCGSGVGRPESGKTGFQTWLKDGRVLSELINSLFAGDKPVKKIQTPTMAFKQMEQISQFLSAAEKYGVTKTDMFQTVDLWEGKDLAAVQRTLSALGSLAVTKDEGTYQGDPSWFFKKAQENKRDFSDDQIKAGKNVIGLQMGSNKGASQEGMSYGRPRQIL from the exons ATGGCAGCAAAG GGAGCACCTGGCATGGCAAACAAAGGTCCAGCCTACGGCATGAGCCGGCAGGTTCAGGATAAGATCGAGAGCAAGTATGACCAGGAATTGGAGCAGATTCTGGTGGAGTGGATCAGCCGCCAGTGTGGCTCCGGGGTGGGAAGGCCAGAGTCAGGAAAAACTGGATTCCAGACCTGGCTGAAAGACGGACGT GTCCTGAGCGAATTAATAAACAGTCTTTTTGCTGGAGACAAACCTGTGAAAAAGATCCAGACCCCAACTATGGCCTTTAAACAGATGGAGCAGATCTCTCAGTTCCTTAGTGCAGCTGAGAAATATGGTGTCACAAAGACTGACATGTTCCAAACTGTGGACCTTTGGGAAG GTAAGGATCTGGCAGCTGTGCAGAGGACCCTGTCAGCTCTTGGCAGTTTGGCTGTCACCAAGGATGAGGGCACGTACCAGGGTGATCCTAGCTGGTTTTTCAA GAAAGCACAGGAGAACAAGCGAGACTTCTCAGATGATCAGATCAAGGCGGGCAAAAATGTGATTGGTCTCCAGATGGGTTCAAACAAGGGAGCCAGTCAGGAAGGCATGAGTTATGGAAGACCAAGACAAATCCTGTAA
- the cbln18 gene encoding LOW QUALITY PROTEIN: cerebellin 18 (The sequence of the model RefSeq protein was modified relative to this genomic sequence to represent the inferred CDS: substituted 2 bases at 2 genomic stop codons), producing the protein MTSLWDDITVLKNEVGALSTAIKVAFKATMDPTLFSTMKCFGPFNINAPILYTTVTLNDGNGXNPSIGVFTAPHTGVYVFSYTVYSYVXPNQRLYHKVQLMKNGEVVTSIWEDNREDGEDSGTQTVAVEMQRGDQVYMELESGSKLCKHLEMNTFTGYIVYVSV; encoded by the exons CCGTGTTGAAGAACGAAGTGGGCGCGTTAAGCA CTGCCATAAAGGTTGCCTTTAAAGCAACAATGGACCCAACACTTTTCTCTACTATGAAATGCTTTGGCCCTTTTAATATCAATGCACCAATACTTTACACTACGGTCACTTTAAATGATGGCAATGGATAGAACCCTTCCATAG GTGTCTTTACTGCACCACACACTGGAGTTTATGTCTTCTCCTACACGGTGTACTCATATGTTTAGCCAAACCAACGACTCTACCATAAA GTCCAGCTGATGAAGAATGGGGAGGTGGTGACAAGCATTTGGGAGGACAATCGAGAGGATGGTGAAGACAGTGGCACCCAG ACTGTAGCAGTGGAGATGCAGAGAGGTGATCAGGTCTATATGGAACTGGAATCTGGGAGCAAACTCTGTAAACATCTCGAGATGAATACCTTTACTGGTTACATTGTCTATGTCTCTGTATGA